Proteins co-encoded in one Rhopalosiphum maidis isolate BTI-1 chromosome 2, ASM367621v3, whole genome shotgun sequence genomic window:
- the LOC113555194 gene encoding zinc finger protein 248-like — protein sequence MPFSRKNNLTKHQWMHTVEKPYRWCGVCDKSFSIKSSLTSHQRTHTGEKPYHCDVCDTAFLVKSSLTSYQRTHTDENPYHCDVCDMTFSQKKSLTRHQQTHTGEKPFQYNM from the coding sequence ATGCCGTTCTCTCGGAAAAACAATCTGACCAAACACCAGTGGATGCATACGGTTGAAAAACCGTACCGATGGTGTGGCGTATGTGATAAGTCGTTCTCTATAAAAAGTAGTCTGACCAGTCACCAGCGGACACATACTGGTGAAAAACCGTATCATTGTGACGTGTGTGATACGGCGTTCTTAGTAAAAAGTAGCCTGACCAGTTACCAGCGGACACATACGGATGAAAACCCGTATCACTGTGACGTTTGTGATATGACGTTCTCTCAAAAAAAGAGTCTGACCAGACACCAGCAGACGCATACGGGTGAAAAGCCGTTCCAGTATAACATGTGA